The following proteins are encoded in a genomic region of Mycobacterium kiyosense:
- the ftsW gene encoding cell division protein FtsW, translating to MGIALTRLLGRGRGSTETTNAAGTEGAEGASDIPANPDTAVAPDTSGAPDTAAVDPSQPATAPAASKAGKPKADPSGPRSRFGAWLGRPMTSFHLIIAVTALLTSLGLIMVLSASGVHSYGNDGSAWVIFGKQVMWTVVGLIACYAGLRMSVRFIRRIAFMSYAVTCVLLVLVLIPGIGNLANGSRKWFVIAGFSMQPSELSKIAFAIWGAHLLAARRGERASLREMLVPLVPAALISLGLIMAQPDLGQTVSFGIILLGLLWYSGLDLRLFISSLGMVVAAGAVLAMSAGYRSDRVRSWLDPENDPMDTGYQARQAKYALAHGGIFGDGLGQGVAKWNYLPNAHNDFIFAIIGEELGLIGAVGLLGLFGLFAYTGMRIARRSADPFLRLLTATTTLWVLGQAFINIGYVIGLLPVTGLQLPLISAGGTSTAATLFMIGIMANAARNEPEAVAALRAGRDDKVNRFLRLPVPEPYVPSRLESFRDRKKPPRPKPAKQAKQPPRPAPRRAARSTRQALPRTAERSARRSAGTGQARARHHGSGQRYAGQRQTGRARALEGQRYG from the coding sequence ATGGGTATCGCGCTGACCCGGCTGCTGGGCCGGGGTCGCGGCTCGACGGAGACCACGAACGCCGCCGGCACCGAGGGCGCCGAAGGGGCCTCCGACATTCCGGCCAACCCGGACACTGCCGTCGCTCCGGACACTTCGGGCGCGCCGGACACCGCGGCGGTCGACCCGTCGCAGCCGGCGACCGCACCGGCGGCCAGCAAAGCCGGCAAACCCAAAGCCGACCCGTCGGGTCCGCGCAGCCGGTTCGGCGCCTGGCTAGGCCGGCCCATGACCTCGTTCCACCTGATCATCGCCGTCACCGCGCTGCTGACGTCGCTCGGTCTGATCATGGTGCTCTCGGCGTCCGGCGTGCATTCCTACGGCAACGACGGTTCGGCGTGGGTGATCTTCGGCAAGCAGGTGATGTGGACCGTCGTCGGGCTGATCGCCTGCTACGCCGGACTGCGGATGTCGGTGCGGTTCATCCGGCGCATCGCGTTCATGAGTTACGCGGTCACCTGCGTGCTGCTGGTCTTGGTGCTGATCCCCGGAATCGGCAACCTGGCCAACGGATCCCGCAAATGGTTCGTCATCGCAGGCTTCTCGATGCAGCCCTCCGAGCTGTCCAAGATCGCCTTCGCCATCTGGGGGGCGCACCTGCTGGCGGCCCGGCGCGGGGAGCGGGCCTCGCTGCGCGAGATGCTCGTTCCGCTGGTCCCGGCCGCGCTGATCTCGCTCGGTCTGATCATGGCCCAGCCGGACCTGGGGCAGACCGTGTCGTTCGGCATCATTCTGCTGGGCCTGCTCTGGTACTCCGGCCTGGACCTGCGGTTGTTCATCAGCTCGCTGGGCATGGTGGTGGCGGCGGGCGCCGTGCTGGCCATGTCCGCCGGCTATCGCTCCGACCGGGTGCGGTCCTGGCTGGACCCCGAGAACGACCCGATGGACACCGGCTACCAGGCCCGACAGGCCAAATACGCGCTGGCGCACGGCGGCATCTTCGGCGACGGCCTGGGTCAGGGCGTGGCCAAGTGGAACTATCTGCCCAACGCCCACAACGACTTCATCTTCGCGATCATCGGCGAGGAACTCGGCCTGATCGGGGCGGTGGGCCTGCTCGGGCTGTTCGGGTTGTTCGCCTACACCGGGATGCGGATCGCGCGCCGTTCGGCCGACCCGTTCCTGCGGTTGCTGACCGCCACCACCACGCTGTGGGTGCTGGGCCAGGCGTTCATCAACATCGGCTACGTGATCGGGTTGCTGCCGGTCACCGGGCTGCAGCTACCACTGATATCCGCCGGTGGAACATCAACGGCCGCAACGCTTTTCATGATCGGCATCATGGCCAACGCGGCCCGGAACGAGCCGGAGGCGGTGGCCGCGCTGCGGGCCGGGCGCGACGACAAGGTCAACCGGTTCCTGCGGCTGCCGGTGCCCGAACCCTACGTTCCGAGCCGCCTGGAATCGTTCCGGGACCGCAAGAAGCCGCCCCGACCCAAACCCGCCAAGCAGGCCAAGCAGCCGCCCCGCCCGGCGCCCCGGCGCGCCGCTCGCTCGACCCGGCAGGCACTGCCGCGCACCGCGGAACGCTCGGCTCGCCGGTCTGCGGGCACCGGGCAGGCGCGGGCCAGGCATCATGGATCTGGCCAGCGCTACGCCGGCCAGCGTCAGACAGGGCGTGCTCGCGCATTGGAAGGTCAGCGTTACGGGTGA
- the murG gene encoding UDP-N-acetylglucosamine--N-acetylmuramyl-(pentapeptide) pyrophosphoryl-undecaprenol N-acetylglucosamine transferase, with translation MNDKVSESAGGSGAGPSPAGAASSSFGAAGTLSVVLAGGGTAGHVEPAMAVADALTALDASIRITALGTARGLETRLVPQRGYQLELITPVPLPRKPSGDLARLPPRVWRAVRETRAVLDHVHADVVIGFGGYVALPAYLAARGRPGRRRIPVLIHEANARAGLANRVGARSADRILSAVPHSGLRRAEVVGVPVRAAITALDRVALRAQARAYFGFAADARVLLVFGGSQGAVSLNRAVSGAAAQLAAAGISVLHAHGPKNTLDLRTPDPGDPPYVAVPYLDRMDLAYAAADLAICRSGAMTVAEVSAVGLPAIYVPLPIGNGEQRLNALPVVDAGGGMIIADAALTPDVVAREVSGLLTDPPRLAAMTAAAAQVGHRDAARQVAQAAVDLALRGVRR, from the coding sequence GTGAACGACAAGGTCAGTGAGTCGGCCGGCGGGTCGGGGGCAGGTCCCTCGCCCGCCGGTGCCGCGTCGTCGTCCTTCGGGGCCGCCGGGACGCTGTCGGTGGTCCTGGCCGGCGGCGGCACCGCCGGGCACGTGGAGCCCGCAATGGCCGTCGCCGACGCACTGACCGCCCTGGACGCCTCGATCCGCATCACCGCACTGGGCACCGCGCGCGGTTTGGAGACCCGGTTGGTGCCCCAGCGCGGCTACCAGCTGGAGCTGATCACGCCGGTGCCGCTGCCGCGCAAACCCAGCGGCGACCTGGCCCGGCTGCCGCCGCGGGTGTGGCGCGCGGTGCGCGAGACCCGGGCGGTCCTCGACCACGTCCACGCCGACGTAGTGATCGGCTTCGGCGGATACGTCGCGCTGCCGGCCTACCTGGCCGCCCGCGGGCGCCCGGGACGCCGGCGGATACCGGTGCTGATCCACGAAGCCAACGCCCGGGCGGGCCTGGCCAACCGGGTCGGCGCGCGCTCCGCCGACCGCATCCTGTCCGCGGTGCCACACTCCGGTCTGCGCCGCGCCGAAGTGGTGGGCGTGCCGGTGCGCGCGGCGATCACCGCGCTCGACCGCGTCGCGTTGCGCGCCCAGGCACGCGCCTACTTCGGGTTCGCCGCCGACGCGCGCGTCCTGCTGGTGTTCGGCGGCTCGCAGGGCGCGGTCTCGCTCAACCGCGCGGTGTCGGGGGCCGCCGCGCAGTTGGCCGCCGCGGGGATCTCGGTGCTGCACGCGCACGGACCGAAGAACACCCTGGACTTGCGCACCCCCGACCCGGGCGACCCACCGTACGTCGCGGTGCCCTACCTGGACCGGATGGATCTGGCCTACGCCGCCGCCGACCTGGCGATCTGCCGCTCCGGTGCGATGACGGTCGCCGAAGTGTCGGCCGTCGGCCTGCCGGCCATCTACGTGCCGTTGCCGATCGGCAACGGTGAGCAACGACTCAACGCGCTGCCGGTGGTCGACGCCGGGGGCGGCATGATCATCGCCGACGCCGCCCTGACCCCGGACGTGGTGGCCCGCGAGGTGTCCGGGCTGCTCACCGACCCGCCGCGGCTGGCGGCGATGACGGCGGCGGCCGCGCAGGTCGGACACCGCGACGCGGCCCGTCAGGTCGCACAGGCCGCGGTCGACCTGGCACTGCGGGGGGTGCGACGGTGA